A section of the Salmo salar chromosome ssa05, Ssal_v3.1, whole genome shotgun sequence genome encodes:
- the LOC106604931 gene encoding rho guanine nucleotide exchange factor 37 isoform X1: MRVQRRTVSVKALDCNNRSTILWPASPAASDPRPLLKTDRLSMESPVRAEPATPTLAPPAPRNHTPSLSPRAEAKEKRSEESEGTADECEAVDTEEDPICLSLLSKMSVFVEAPAEDASEKAEEAAAKERAEREAQRQLLATEELVYTERNYLRLLQVCTCTIRSNLQKLQPQLPNLDSMFMYIEEVIDVSGRLLSLLDQKQVTPHDPLFLETLCDAFLSLSTDIESAYKEYLSNYNNVTALENSYKQEEPLWTEMVKVIKSSAPEVNATSLSFFLVMPVQRIARYPLLLQTIMKHTDPGHPAYSLLEQTAHTSVALNCRINEYKRFREVADKYKKTETLTIRDKINRLNSHSIAKKTARLSQFIKHETGIAPKLVDEEFDALEGFFYLLENGIAVLHENVETYLSHLQRFLSCRPEEFDLDMDGEKPAICYKEITTALRQWILPTFEKRMRTLVHKPLCALRELLAGPRNLIRKRLDKLLDYELLEEKPSLSYDEQAVANTYKTINTLLLNELPQFNGLALTLLWGMLGAFSCLHKDLAADMEQLFQGFAQQLPHSSLEPNAFWEWAECSVLEGARMLESLCRNVEDQLNAPIVQPLSPGSQKCLKVLTDKHGSGKIYQLTGHVVGTRDLDLSLNRGALVAIISEMDTRGDRRRWLVDAGGPRGYVPSSKLVRYHQVTMDPPPSPHLTVTTMDCAGGVRRHSYTPDVRRHSFSPDTPQPVRTLSMTMPCFQVFAGYDFTARSSHEVSLRAGEPIRVLEPHDKRGSRDWSLVEVREQRGYVPSNYLAVVPTSTSPTTPYH; the protein is encoded by the exons GCACTCGACTGCAACAACCGCAGCACGATCCTTTGGCCCGCGAGCCCTGCTGCGTCTGATCCCAGGCCTCTTCTCAAG acagacagactcagcaTGGAAAGCCCAGTGAGGGCTGAGCCAGCTACCCCAACCCTGGCTCCCCCAGCTCCCCGAAACCATACTCCTTCTCTAAGTCCCAGAGCTGAGGCCAAAGAGAAGAGGTCGGAGGAGAGCGAAGGAACAGCGGATGAGTGTGAGGCAGTGGACACAGAGGAGGACCCTATATGTCTCTCGCTGTTATCAAAGATGTCAGTGTTTGTGGAGGCGCCAGCAGAGGATGCATCAGAGAAGGCTGAGGAGGCTGCAGCcaaggagagggctgagagagaggctcAGAGGCAGCTCCTGGCCACAGAGGAGCTGGTCTACACCGAGAGGAACTACCTGAGACTCCTCCAGGTCTGCACCTGCACCATCAGGAGCAACCTGCAGAAACTCCAG CCTCAGCTGCCTAACCTGGACAGCATGTTCATGTACATAGAGGAGGTGATTGATGTGTCGGGACGCCTCCTCAGCCTCCTGGACCAGAAGCAGGTCACACCCCATGATCCTCTCTTCCTGGAGACCCTGT GTGACGCCTTCCTCAGTCTATCAACAGACATAGAGTCAGCTTACAAGGAGTACCTGTCCAACTACAACAACGTCACAGCGTTAGAGAACAGCTACAAACAGGAAGAACCCCTGTGGACTGAGATGGTGAAAGTCATCAAGTCCTCAGC GCCAGAGGTGAATGCTACCTCTCTGAGCTTCTTCCTGGTGATGCCAGTCCAAAGGATTGCTCGCTACCCTCTTCTCCTCCAGACCATCATGAAACATACAGACCCTGGGCACCCGGCCTACTCTCTCCTGGAGCAGACTGCCCACACTTCCGTAGCCCTCAACTGCAGGATCAATGAGTACAAACGCTTCCGAGAAGTTG CCGACAAATACAAGAAGACGGAAACCCTGACGATAAGAGATAAGATAAATCGGCTGAACAGCCACAGCATCGCAAAGAAGACTGCCAGGCTGAGTCAGTTCATCAAGCATGAGACGGGGATTGCACCAAAG TTGGTTGATGAGGAGTTTGATGCCTTGGAGGGCTTTTTCTATCTCCTTGAAAATGGTATCGCCGTGCTACATGAAAATGTGGAGACGTATCTCAGCCATCTGCAG AGATTCCTTAGCTGTCGACCGGAGGAGTTTGATCTTGACATGGACGGTGAGAAGCCTGCTATATGCTACAAGGAAATCACAACAGCATTGAGACAATGGATACTTCCTACATTT GAGAAGAGGATGAGGACGTTGGTCCACAAGCCCCTCTGTGCCCTTCGAGAACTGCTGGCGGGGCCTCGTAACCTGATCCGTAAGCGCCTGGACAAGCTGCTTGACTACGAGCTGCTCGAAGAGAAGCCCAGTCTGAGCTACGATGAGCAGGCGGTGGCAAACACCTATAAGACCATCAACACGTTGCTCCTCAACGAGCTGCCCCAGTTCAATGGCCTGGCCCTCACCCTGCTCTGGGGCATGCTGGGGGCCTTCAGCTGCCTGCACAAGGATCTGGCTGCAGACATGGAGCAGCTCTTCCAGGGCTTTGCCCAACAG CTCCCTCACAGTTCCCTGGAGCCTAATGCATTCTGGGAGTGGGCAGAGTGTTCGGTGCTGGAGGGTGCGAGGATGCTGGAGAGTCTGTGTCGGAATGTGGAGGACCAACTCAATGCTCCCATTGTCCAG CCTCTCAGCCCTGGGTCTCAGAAGTGCCTGAAGGTCCTGACAGACAAGCACGGCTCAGGCAAGATCTACCAGCTGACGGGTCATGTGGTGGGGACTAGAGACCTGGACCTGAGCCTGAACAGAGGAGCGCTGGTGGCCATCATCAGTGAGATGGACACACGGGGGGACAGACGCCGCTGGCTGGTCGACGCAGGGG GTCCAAGAGGATACGTCCCCTCCTCCAAACTGGTGCGTTACCACCAGGTAACCATggaccctcccccatcccctcaTCTGACAGTCACTACCATGGATTGTGCTGGAGGGGTCAGGCGACACTCCTACACCCCTGACGTCAGGCGACActccttctcccctgatacacccCAGCCCGTGAGGACTCTGTCGATGACCATGCCCTGCTTCCAG GTGTTTGCAGGCTACGACTTCACGGCGAGGAGCAGTCACGAGGTCTCTCTGAGGGCGGGGGAACCAATCAGAGTCCTGGAACCCCACGACAAGAGGGGTAGCCGTGACTGGAGCCTGGTGGAGGTGCGGGAACAGAGGGGGTATGTGCCCTCCAACTACCTGGCAGTGGTGCCTACATCTACGTCGCCCACCACCCCCTACCACTAG
- the LOC106604931 gene encoding rho guanine nucleotide exchange factor 37 isoform X2, with protein sequence MRVQRRTALDCNNRSTILWPASPAASDPRPLLKTDRLSMESPVRAEPATPTLAPPAPRNHTPSLSPRAEAKEKRSEESEGTADECEAVDTEEDPICLSLLSKMSVFVEAPAEDASEKAEEAAAKERAEREAQRQLLATEELVYTERNYLRLLQVCTCTIRSNLQKLQPQLPNLDSMFMYIEEVIDVSGRLLSLLDQKQVTPHDPLFLETLCDAFLSLSTDIESAYKEYLSNYNNVTALENSYKQEEPLWTEMVKVIKSSAPEVNATSLSFFLVMPVQRIARYPLLLQTIMKHTDPGHPAYSLLEQTAHTSVALNCRINEYKRFREVADKYKKTETLTIRDKINRLNSHSIAKKTARLSQFIKHETGIAPKLVDEEFDALEGFFYLLENGIAVLHENVETYLSHLQRFLSCRPEEFDLDMDGEKPAICYKEITTALRQWILPTFEKRMRTLVHKPLCALRELLAGPRNLIRKRLDKLLDYELLEEKPSLSYDEQAVANTYKTINTLLLNELPQFNGLALTLLWGMLGAFSCLHKDLAADMEQLFQGFAQQLPHSSLEPNAFWEWAECSVLEGARMLESLCRNVEDQLNAPIVQPLSPGSQKCLKVLTDKHGSGKIYQLTGHVVGTRDLDLSLNRGALVAIISEMDTRGDRRRWLVDAGGPRGYVPSSKLVRYHQVTMDPPPSPHLTVTTMDCAGGVRRHSYTPDVRRHSFSPDTPQPVRTLSMTMPCFQVFAGYDFTARSSHEVSLRAGEPIRVLEPHDKRGSRDWSLVEVREQRGYVPSNYLAVVPTSTSPTTPYH encoded by the exons GCACTCGACTGCAACAACCGCAGCACGATCCTTTGGCCCGCGAGCCCTGCTGCGTCTGATCCCAGGCCTCTTCTCAAG acagacagactcagcaTGGAAAGCCCAGTGAGGGCTGAGCCAGCTACCCCAACCCTGGCTCCCCCAGCTCCCCGAAACCATACTCCTTCTCTAAGTCCCAGAGCTGAGGCCAAAGAGAAGAGGTCGGAGGAGAGCGAAGGAACAGCGGATGAGTGTGAGGCAGTGGACACAGAGGAGGACCCTATATGTCTCTCGCTGTTATCAAAGATGTCAGTGTTTGTGGAGGCGCCAGCAGAGGATGCATCAGAGAAGGCTGAGGAGGCTGCAGCcaaggagagggctgagagagaggctcAGAGGCAGCTCCTGGCCACAGAGGAGCTGGTCTACACCGAGAGGAACTACCTGAGACTCCTCCAGGTCTGCACCTGCACCATCAGGAGCAACCTGCAGAAACTCCAG CCTCAGCTGCCTAACCTGGACAGCATGTTCATGTACATAGAGGAGGTGATTGATGTGTCGGGACGCCTCCTCAGCCTCCTGGACCAGAAGCAGGTCACACCCCATGATCCTCTCTTCCTGGAGACCCTGT GTGACGCCTTCCTCAGTCTATCAACAGACATAGAGTCAGCTTACAAGGAGTACCTGTCCAACTACAACAACGTCACAGCGTTAGAGAACAGCTACAAACAGGAAGAACCCCTGTGGACTGAGATGGTGAAAGTCATCAAGTCCTCAGC GCCAGAGGTGAATGCTACCTCTCTGAGCTTCTTCCTGGTGATGCCAGTCCAAAGGATTGCTCGCTACCCTCTTCTCCTCCAGACCATCATGAAACATACAGACCCTGGGCACCCGGCCTACTCTCTCCTGGAGCAGACTGCCCACACTTCCGTAGCCCTCAACTGCAGGATCAATGAGTACAAACGCTTCCGAGAAGTTG CCGACAAATACAAGAAGACGGAAACCCTGACGATAAGAGATAAGATAAATCGGCTGAACAGCCACAGCATCGCAAAGAAGACTGCCAGGCTGAGTCAGTTCATCAAGCATGAGACGGGGATTGCACCAAAG TTGGTTGATGAGGAGTTTGATGCCTTGGAGGGCTTTTTCTATCTCCTTGAAAATGGTATCGCCGTGCTACATGAAAATGTGGAGACGTATCTCAGCCATCTGCAG AGATTCCTTAGCTGTCGACCGGAGGAGTTTGATCTTGACATGGACGGTGAGAAGCCTGCTATATGCTACAAGGAAATCACAACAGCATTGAGACAATGGATACTTCCTACATTT GAGAAGAGGATGAGGACGTTGGTCCACAAGCCCCTCTGTGCCCTTCGAGAACTGCTGGCGGGGCCTCGTAACCTGATCCGTAAGCGCCTGGACAAGCTGCTTGACTACGAGCTGCTCGAAGAGAAGCCCAGTCTGAGCTACGATGAGCAGGCGGTGGCAAACACCTATAAGACCATCAACACGTTGCTCCTCAACGAGCTGCCCCAGTTCAATGGCCTGGCCCTCACCCTGCTCTGGGGCATGCTGGGGGCCTTCAGCTGCCTGCACAAGGATCTGGCTGCAGACATGGAGCAGCTCTTCCAGGGCTTTGCCCAACAG CTCCCTCACAGTTCCCTGGAGCCTAATGCATTCTGGGAGTGGGCAGAGTGTTCGGTGCTGGAGGGTGCGAGGATGCTGGAGAGTCTGTGTCGGAATGTGGAGGACCAACTCAATGCTCCCATTGTCCAG CCTCTCAGCCCTGGGTCTCAGAAGTGCCTGAAGGTCCTGACAGACAAGCACGGCTCAGGCAAGATCTACCAGCTGACGGGTCATGTGGTGGGGACTAGAGACCTGGACCTGAGCCTGAACAGAGGAGCGCTGGTGGCCATCATCAGTGAGATGGACACACGGGGGGACAGACGCCGCTGGCTGGTCGACGCAGGGG GTCCAAGAGGATACGTCCCCTCCTCCAAACTGGTGCGTTACCACCAGGTAACCATggaccctcccccatcccctcaTCTGACAGTCACTACCATGGATTGTGCTGGAGGGGTCAGGCGACACTCCTACACCCCTGACGTCAGGCGACActccttctcccctgatacacccCAGCCCGTGAGGACTCTGTCGATGACCATGCCCTGCTTCCAG GTGTTTGCAGGCTACGACTTCACGGCGAGGAGCAGTCACGAGGTCTCTCTGAGGGCGGGGGAACCAATCAGAGTCCTGGAACCCCACGACAAGAGGGGTAGCCGTGACTGGAGCCTGGTGGAGGTGCGGGAACAGAGGGGGTATGTGCCCTCCAACTACCTGGCAGTGGTGCCTACATCTACGTCGCCCACCACCCCCTACCACTAG